The following coding sequences lie in one Methanothermobacter sp. MT-2 genomic window:
- a CDS encoding valyl-tRNA synthetase has translation MDSEIPKDYDHRKEAEWQRKWEEQKIYKFHADERKPQYIIDTPPPYPTGSIHMGHVLNWVYMDVIARFKRMRGFNVLFPQGWDCHGLPTEVKVEETYNIKKSDIPREEFRELCIKLTTENIKQMKEQMKSLGFSQDWSTEFVTMTPEYMKKTQLSFLKMYKDGLIYRGVHPVNWCPRCETAIAFAEVEYIENETNLNYLKFPLEKSSHLEIATTRPELLAACVAVAVHPEDERYKNLKGETVRVPLFNQKVKIIEDEEVDPEFGTGAVMICTFGDKTDVTWVNRHNLDIIEAIDEKGHMTEAAGKYKGLTIKECKENIIRDLEKEGYLIGKERIKQNLGVCWRCKTPIEILVKKQWFVAVKELIDDVREAAEEMRWIPEHMKMRLLNWTGSMDWDWCISRQRVFATPIPVWYCKDCGKTHIATEDMLPVDPTQTKPDFECECGGREFIGEEDVLDTWMDSSISPLALAGWPKPEYKRLFPATLRPQGHDIIRTWAFYTILRCKALTGQKPFDEIIINGMVFGEDGHKMSKSRGNVITPEEVLEDYGADALRLWASNSVPGSDVPFAWKDVKYAYKFLRKFWNAFRFISFHLEDVEKEQARPLDYWILSKLNRLILEVTSALEDYNFAKAINSMQMFIWHQFCDEYIEAVKYRLYSDDDPSSKKAAQWTLGKVLETSLRLLAPMAPHFTEEVYQHIGEGSIHATRWPTVEEEYISDEIEAKGDLAIEVIGALRRFKSANRIPLNAPMEKVNIYTTEDEIYNTIKDYLEDIKGTIKIEELELIIGKPKISERIREVKPIMEKIGPKFRGDAPKILSFIKSKDPKEIYKKLEEDGMIEIKGHKITREYLKIKKEAVGSTGEKVEVIHLDDIILEIAP, from the coding sequence ATGGACAGTGAAATCCCAAAGGATTATGATCATAGAAAAGAGGCTGAATGGCAAAGGAAATGGGAAGAACAAAAAATATACAAGTTCCATGCTGATGAGAGAAAACCCCAGTATATAATTGACACACCACCACCATACCCAACCGGATCCATACATATGGGCCATGTGCTAAACTGGGTTTACATGGATGTGATTGCACGTTTCAAGAGGATGAGGGGATTCAATGTATTATTCCCACAAGGATGGGACTGTCATGGACTGCCAACCGAAGTAAAAGTCGAGGAAACATATAATATAAAAAAGAGCGACATACCCAGAGAAGAATTCAGGGAACTCTGCATAAAACTCACAACAGAAAACATAAAACAGATGAAAGAGCAGATGAAAAGCCTAGGATTTAGCCAGGATTGGAGCACAGAATTCGTTACAATGACACCAGAATACATGAAAAAAACACAACTCTCATTCCTCAAAATGTATAAGGATGGGCTGATCTATAGGGGTGTGCATCCAGTTAACTGGTGTCCGCGCTGCGAAACAGCCATAGCATTCGCAGAAGTAGAATACATAGAAAACGAAACAAACCTAAACTATCTAAAATTCCCACTGGAAAAATCCAGCCATCTCGAGATCGCCACAACAAGACCAGAACTTCTAGCAGCTTGTGTAGCGGTGGCAGTCCACCCAGAAGATGAAAGATACAAAAACCTAAAGGGTGAAACCGTCAGGGTCCCCCTATTCAACCAAAAAGTCAAAATCATAGAAGACGAGGAAGTAGACCCGGAATTTGGGACAGGAGCTGTTATGATATGTACCTTTGGTGACAAAACAGACGTGACATGGGTAAACCGCCACAACCTAGACATAATAGAAGCCATAGACGAGAAAGGACACATGACAGAAGCCGCGGGCAAATACAAGGGCCTCACAATAAAAGAATGCAAAGAAAATATAATAAGAGACCTTGAAAAGGAAGGTTATCTGATAGGGAAGGAGAGGATAAAACAGAATCTTGGAGTTTGCTGGAGGTGTAAAACACCCATCGAAATCCTAGTTAAAAAGCAGTGGTTCGTTGCAGTGAAAGAACTTATAGATGATGTTAGGGAAGCTGCAGAGGAAATGAGATGGATCCCAGAACATATGAAGATGCGTCTACTCAACTGGACAGGATCCATGGACTGGGACTGGTGCATCTCAAGACAGAGGGTCTTCGCAACGCCCATACCAGTATGGTACTGCAAAGACTGTGGCAAAACACACATAGCAACCGAAGATATGCTACCAGTAGACCCCACCCAAACCAAACCAGACTTTGAGTGCGAATGCGGCGGCAGAGAATTCATAGGAGAAGAAGATGTCCTGGATACATGGATGGACAGTTCAATATCGCCACTTGCACTTGCAGGCTGGCCCAAACCAGAATATAAAAGGTTATTCCCAGCAACTCTAAGACCCCAAGGACATGACATAATACGTACATGGGCATTCTACACCATATTAAGATGTAAGGCTCTCACAGGCCAGAAACCATTTGATGAGATTATAATAAATGGTATGGTTTTCGGCGAGGATGGGCATAAGATGAGCAAATCTAGGGGTAATGTTATAACACCAGAGGAAGTCCTGGAGGATTATGGTGCTGATGCCCTCCGCCTATGGGCATCCAACAGCGTCCCTGGCTCTGATGTTCCATTCGCCTGGAAGGATGTGAAATACGCCTACAAGTTCCTCAGGAAGTTCTGGAACGCCTTCAGATTCATAAGCTTCCACCTTGAAGACGTGGAAAAAGAACAGGCCAGGCCATTGGATTATTGGATATTATCAAAGCTCAACAGGTTAATATTAGAAGTTACAAGCGCACTTGAAGATTACAATTTCGCGAAGGCCATAAATAGTATGCAAATGTTTATCTGGCATCAGTTCTGCGATGAATATATCGAGGCCGTGAAATACCGCTTATATTCTGATGATGACCCAAGTTCAAAAAAGGCGGCTCAATGGACACTGGGTAAAGTTCTTGAAACTTCCTTGAGGCTATTGGCTCCGATGGCACCGCACTTCACAGAGGAAGTCTATCAGCATATAGGTGAGGGATCCATACATGCAACAAGATGGCCAACTGTCGAAGAGGAATATATCAGTGATGAGATCGAAGCCAAAGGAGACCTCGCCATAGAGGTTATAGGGGCTCTTAGAAGGTTCAAATCAGCCAATAGGATACCTTTAAACGCTCCAATGGAAAAAGTGAATATTTACACAACAGAAGACGAAATCTACAATACAATAAAAGATTATCTAGAAGATATCAAGGGGACGATAAAAATAGAAGAATTAGAGCTTATAATAGGAAAACCCAAAATAAGTGAACGTATCAGGGAAGTCAAACCCATCATGGAAAAGATAGGCCCAAAATTCAGGGGAGACGCCCCAAAGATACTATCATTCATAAAATCAAAAGACCCAAAGGAAATATACAAAAAACTAGAAGAAGATGGTATGATAGAAATCAAAGGACACAAAATAACAAGAGAATACCTTAAAATTAAAAAAGAAGCTGTTGGATCAACAGGCGAAAAAGTAGAAGTAATACACCTAGATGATATAATACTAGAGATTGCACCGTGA
- a CDS encoding probable 3-phosphoshikimate 1-carboxyvinyltransferase: MKLKILKSPRIHGIVDAPPSKSYTHRSVIIASLAKGKSTLHNPLKAEDTIASADACKKLGANIKEKPKKWIIRGVNGHPKTPDDVLDLKNSGTSLRILTSVAGLAEHYTILTGDSSLRSRPMQDLINALKPLGVEVISSRMNGRPPIIVKGGFKGGKTSISGSVSSQFISSILIAAPLSSEGVELKIEGEFISKPYVDMTIDVMEKFNAKTEFDKKKKTFHIQPQKYTSRDYNIEGDYSSASYLLGAAAVTGGELTIKNLPRDSKQGDKLILDILEDMGAKIRRKPEKVTIESDGRLQGIQVNLSDTPDLLPTVAVLGALAKGTTIIEGVEHARFKETDRIKTCTMELSRLGIPVKEKKDGMIIKGGQIKGNTIYSHGDHRLVMAFSLIGLKTGIQIEDAEAYKVSFPGFLEAFKRLGCKLEVDENG; this comes from the coding sequence ATGAAACTTAAAATCCTAAAATCCCCCAGAATCCATGGTATAGTGGACGCGCCACCATCCAAAAGCTACACGCACAGAAGCGTTATCATAGCCTCACTCGCCAAAGGCAAATCCACACTACACAACCCACTAAAAGCAGAAGACACAATAGCATCAGCTGATGCATGCAAAAAACTCGGGGCCAATATAAAAGAAAAACCAAAAAAATGGATAATAAGAGGAGTAAATGGACACCCAAAAACACCAGATGATGTTTTAGATCTTAAAAATTCTGGCACGAGCCTGCGCATACTAACCTCAGTAGCCGGATTAGCAGAACATTACACTATCCTTACAGGTGACAGTTCACTTCGTTCACGTCCAATGCAAGATCTTATCAACGCCCTAAAACCGCTTGGAGTTGAAGTCATATCATCCAGGATGAATGGCAGACCCCCAATCATAGTAAAAGGCGGGTTCAAAGGCGGTAAAACAAGCATATCTGGTAGTGTGAGCTCACAATTCATATCCTCCATACTTATAGCAGCACCATTATCCTCTGAGGGGGTTGAACTTAAAATAGAAGGCGAATTCATCTCAAAACCCTACGTTGACATGACAATAGATGTCATGGAAAAATTCAATGCAAAAACAGAATTCGACAAAAAAAAGAAAACATTCCATATCCAACCCCAAAAATATACTAGCAGAGATTATAATATAGAAGGTGACTATTCCTCAGCATCATACCTCCTAGGCGCCGCCGCTGTTACAGGCGGCGAACTCACAATCAAAAACCTTCCAAGAGACTCCAAACAAGGCGATAAACTCATACTAGACATACTCGAAGACATGGGCGCTAAAATCCGCAGAAAACCAGAAAAGGTTACAATAGAAAGTGATGGCAGACTACAAGGAATCCAAGTCAACCTATCTGACACACCAGACCTCCTACCCACAGTCGCAGTCCTAGGAGCCCTAGCAAAAGGCACCACAATAATAGAAGGGGTTGAACACGCCCGCTTCAAGGAAACTGACAGGATAAAAACCTGCACAATGGAACTTTCACGCCTAGGCATCCCAGTAAAAGAAAAAAAAGATGGTATGATCATAAAAGGAGGCCAAATAAAAGGAAATACCATATACTCACATGGTGACCATCGTCTTGTCATGGCATTCAGCCTCATAGGCCTAAAAACAGGAATACAAATAGAAGATGCAGAAGCCTATAAAGTATCATTCCCAGGGTTCCTTGAAGCTTTTAAACGTCTCGGTTGCAAATTAGAGGTAGATGAAAATGGGTAA
- a CDS encoding small GTPase codes for MGKKIVIFGDYDSGKTTTLEKLSEKITKVEYKGITVALDYGNLTLDGEKIHLFATPGHERFKFMLKIIAAGLDGAIIVVDNTRGITPAEERIMDSLEKRNIPYVIFANKQDLNDSTLKTNRETEVVPTIATNGIGLVKGLKILLGKFQ; via the coding sequence ATGGGTAAAAAGATTGTTATATTCGGAGATTATGACTCAGGGAAGACAACAACACTCGAAAAACTCTCTGAAAAGATAACAAAAGTAGAATACAAAGGGATCACAGTAGCCCTAGACTATGGTAACCTCACCTTGGATGGTGAAAAAATACACCTCTTCGCCACACCAGGCCATGAAAGATTCAAATTCATGTTAAAGATAATAGCAGCGGGCTTAGACGGGGCTATAATAGTAGTGGACAACACCAGAGGCATAACACCCGCAGAAGAGCGGATAATGGACTCACTGGAAAAGCGGAACATACCATATGTTATATTCGCCAATAAACAAGACTTGAACGATTCCACCCTCAAAACCAACAGGGAAACCGAAGTCGTCCCCACCATCGCAACCAATGGAATAGGACTAGTCAAAGGCCTTAAAATACTCCTGGGAAAATTCCAATGA
- a CDS encoding endonuclease III: MMEIVKIIKILKNIYPLRIFEDRDPYRVLIRTILSQRTRDENTDEAARRLFKEYPTIKDIANAPRKKIEKLIKPAGFYRVKAERIKKVSQIILKEYNGKVPKKLEDLLELPGVGRKTANCVLVYGYGEAAIPVDTHVHRISNRLGLVNTKTPRETEEKLREIVPRDYWIELNDLFVQFGQDICRPISPKHEICPIQEYCRYYKLLL; the protein is encoded by the coding sequence ATGATGGAAATAGTTAAAATAATCAAAATCCTAAAAAACATATACCCACTAAGAATATTTGAGGACAGAGACCCATATAGAGTCCTTATAAGAACCATACTATCCCAACGTACAAGGGACGAGAACACTGACGAAGCCGCGAGAAGACTATTCAAGGAGTATCCAACAATCAAAGATATCGCAAATGCGCCGCGAAAAAAGATAGAAAAACTCATAAAACCTGCTGGATTCTACAGAGTTAAAGCTGAAAGAATAAAAAAAGTCTCACAAATCATACTAAAAGAGTATAATGGTAAAGTCCCCAAAAAACTAGAAGACTTGTTAGAACTTCCAGGGGTTGGTAGGAAAACAGCAAACTGCGTACTAGTATACGGTTATGGTGAGGCCGCCATACCAGTCGACACCCATGTCCATAGGATAAGTAATAGGTTAGGCCTCGTTAATACAAAAACTCCTAGGGAAACAGAAGAAAAGTTGCGGGAGATAGTCCCAAGAGACTATTGGATTGAACTTAATGATCTTTTCGTGCAATTTGGACAGGACATATGCAGGCCTATAAGCCCAAAACATGAAATTTGTCCAATCCAAGAATATTGTAGATACTATAAGCTACTTCTTTGA
- a CDS encoding archaea-specific RecJ-like exonuclease has protein sequence MIRKCSECKGKGYKVKSYKICEACHGTGFQSNDTSEHFKGLPKTAKEKFSLEDTQEVPCPVCKGKGEIEVREPCQECDGKGEINICPKCGKIIEGTSKYCPDCQKRDKVYILHPACTIEDLEKDKIYKGKITRIENYGVFVSLNNKVWGLMRGLFPDHKIGDEIPVKIGQINPHKGEVDLLPATINGPYELVKLKKNIPRTRITEIDNKTLGKTVRIVGEVIQIQQTTGPTIFTISDETGTTSVAAFDEPGIRAYPHIQVGHIIEVIGEVNQHTGKIQIESEVVERLIGKEASEARRLIEEAINKRAQPEKTSLLIESETLERLRPKMVEAAKAIRRAIFDGRSILVRHHADADGICAGVAIEKAVIPLLRELNPNIEAEWHYFKRKPSKAPFYELEDVVKDLSYALEDMERFGQKLPLIVLLDNGSTEEDILALIKAKIYDIEVVVIDHHYPGEVKNGKVEVDDYVDVHVNPYLVGGDSQLTAGALSVEVAKMINPEIEERILHLPGIAVIGDHANSPEAEKYIELAKSKGYTREDLEKIAACLDFEAFYLRFMSGRGIIDTILGLGSLDKHKKLVDTLYREYENRVKSQLRAALPHVKSKKLPNSILLNVLDVEKYSHRFTFPAPGKTCGFVHDYMVQKYGEETPIITLAYGPDFSVIRATDAVHEIFGFNLNEIVWELASEMPEAAIDGGGHECAGSLKYVEGLSKKVLERFAEKIAKLSKK, from the coding sequence ATGATCAGAAAATGCAGTGAATGTAAAGGTAAAGGTTACAAGGTTAAAAGTTATAAAATCTGTGAGGCTTGTCATGGCACAGGCTTCCAGTCAAATGATACAAGTGAACATTTTAAAGGACTACCCAAAACAGCCAAAGAAAAATTCAGCCTAGAAGACACCCAAGAGGTGCCCTGCCCAGTATGCAAAGGTAAAGGGGAAATCGAAGTTAGAGAACCATGCCAGGAATGTGACGGTAAAGGAGAAATAAACATATGCCCAAAATGCGGGAAAATAATCGAAGGAACAAGCAAATATTGTCCAGACTGCCAAAAAAGAGACAAAGTCTACATACTACACCCAGCCTGCACAATAGAAGACCTCGAAAAAGACAAAATCTACAAGGGCAAAATAACAAGAATAGAAAACTATGGCGTCTTCGTAAGCCTGAACAATAAAGTATGGGGTCTAATGCGCGGCCTATTCCCAGACCACAAAATAGGCGATGAAATACCCGTGAAAATAGGCCAAATAAACCCACACAAAGGAGAAGTGGACCTTCTACCAGCCACCATAAACGGCCCCTACGAACTAGTGAAACTAAAAAAGAACATCCCCAGAACAAGAATAACTGAAATAGACAACAAAACCCTAGGAAAAACAGTTCGTATCGTCGGGGAAGTCATACAAATCCAACAGACAACAGGCCCAACAATATTCACAATATCAGACGAAACCGGGACAACATCAGTAGCAGCCTTTGACGAGCCAGGCATAAGAGCCTACCCACACATACAAGTAGGCCACATCATAGAAGTCATAGGAGAAGTCAACCAACACACTGGGAAAATACAAATAGAATCAGAGGTCGTTGAACGACTTATAGGTAAAGAAGCCTCAGAGGCCAGAAGACTCATCGAAGAAGCCATAAATAAAAGAGCCCAACCAGAAAAAACAAGCCTACTCATCGAAAGCGAAACACTAGAAAGGCTCAGGCCAAAAATGGTGGAAGCTGCCAAGGCCATAAGAAGAGCTATATTTGATGGTAGATCCATACTTGTAAGACATCATGCAGATGCTGATGGCATATGCGCTGGGGTGGCAATAGAAAAGGCTGTCATACCACTACTCAGAGAACTGAACCCAAATATAGAAGCAGAATGGCACTACTTCAAGAGAAAACCGAGCAAGGCCCCATTCTATGAACTGGAAGATGTTGTCAAAGACCTTTCATATGCACTGGAAGATATGGAAAGATTCGGACAAAAACTACCACTCATAGTATTATTGGATAATGGGTCCACAGAAGAGGACATACTAGCCCTAATAAAAGCTAAAATATATGATATTGAAGTTGTGGTCATAGATCATCATTATCCTGGTGAGGTGAAAAATGGGAAGGTAGAAGTTGATGATTATGTGGATGTGCATGTGAACCCTTATCTTGTTGGTGGGGATTCCCAGCTTACAGCAGGCGCCCTTTCTGTTGAAGTGGCTAAGATGATAAACCCAGAGATAGAGGAACGCATATTACATCTTCCAGGCATCGCAGTAATAGGAGATCATGCAAATTCACCGGAAGCAGAAAAATATATCGAACTTGCAAAATCGAAGGGGTACACAAGAGAGGATCTTGAAAAGATCGCGGCTTGCCTAGACTTCGAAGCATTCTATCTCAGGTTCATGAGTGGTAGGGGGATAATAGACACAATACTAGGACTTGGAAGCCTAGATAAACATAAAAAGCTTGTTGATACACTCTACAGGGAATATGAGAATAGGGTGAAGTCGCAGTTGAGAGCAGCCCTACCCCATGTAAAATCAAAGAAGTTGCCCAACAGTATACTACTTAATGTGTTAGATGTTGAGAAATATTCTCACCGTTTCACCTTCCCTGCTCCAGGTAAAACTTGCGGCTTTGTACATGATTATATGGTGCAAAAGTATGGTGAAGAGACCCCCATAATAACATTAGCATATGGTCCTGACTTTAGCGTGATAAGGGCTACTGATGCCGTCCATGAAATCTTCGGATTCAATTTAAACGAGATTGTATGGGAACTGGCCAGTGAAATGCCAGAGGCTGCAATAGACGGTGGCGGACACGAATGCGCAGGTTCTCTTAAATACGTTGAAGGTCTTTCAAAGAAGGTTCTTGAAAGATTCGCCGAAAAAATAGCAAAACTCTCAAAGAAGTAG
- a CDS encoding putative membrane protein — MIAFTRLGIPPALAYTLFWLSLIGSSINIPIKEWISEVEEIKEINFFWINYRIPFHGLKKTVLAINLGGAIIPLTIVIYEFIRLSNNQQFILEAIIAIIIVAITCKIFARPIRGLGIAIPAFIPPLTAAITALLISQENPVVIAYISGTIGTLLGADILNLHKIKDLGAPMASIGGAGTFDGIFLSGIIAVLLT, encoded by the coding sequence ATGATAGCCTTCACACGCCTTGGGATACCACCAGCATTGGCATATACACTATTCTGGCTGTCACTAATCGGAAGCAGCATAAACATCCCCATAAAAGAGTGGATAAGCGAAGTCGAAGAAATAAAAGAAATAAACTTTTTCTGGATAAACTATAGGATACCATTCCATGGGCTGAAAAAAACCGTGCTCGCAATAAACCTTGGAGGCGCAATAATACCCCTCACAATAGTAATATATGAATTCATACGCTTATCCAATAACCAACAATTCATCCTTGAAGCCATAATCGCGATAATAATAGTGGCCATAACATGTAAAATATTCGCACGGCCCATAAGAGGACTTGGAATAGCGATCCCAGCATTCATCCCACCACTTACAGCAGCAATAACAGCACTACTCATCAGCCAAGAAAATCCTGTTGTCATCGCATACATCTCAGGGACCATAGGCACACTCCTAGGAGCCGACATCCTAAACCTCCATAAGATAAAAGATTTAGGCGCTCCAATGGCAAGTATAGGCGGGGCCGGAACCTTCGATGGCATATTCCTCTCAGGGATAATAGCAGTCCTACTAACCTAG
- a CDS encoding predicted transporter yields MKRAHKFIIILGLVSLFADMTYEGARGITGPFLFMLGASATMVGFASGFGELSGYIIRLFSGYLVDRTRNYWFMTFAGYIINLMVVPLLALAFNWQIAILLIILERIGKGFRTPARDVMLSYATSQVGHGWGFGIHEALDQIGAILGPLMVFLILYFKGGYRTGFGFLGVPAAFAILTLIIAYFLFPHPKNLEVENPKFMGSLGLVFWLYLGVACLIGAGYADFPLLGYHFKNVILFKDSMIPVLYALAMLVDALSALLFGRFFDYYGFKIMIVSVILSSLFAPLAFLGDALMAVIGVILWGVGMGAQESIMRAAIARIIPSKKRGSAYGLFNMLFGFSWFFGSLFMGVLYELSLVALAIFSVTMQLLAVPLLIKIQKSI; encoded by the coding sequence ATGAAGAGGGCGCATAAATTTATAATCATCCTCGGACTGGTCAGTCTATTCGCTGACATGACCTATGAAGGCGCAAGAGGAATAACAGGACCATTCCTTTTCATGTTAGGTGCAAGCGCCACCATGGTAGGTTTTGCCAGCGGCTTTGGAGAACTTTCAGGTTACATTATAAGACTTTTCTCAGGATATCTTGTTGATAGGACGCGCAACTACTGGTTCATGACATTCGCAGGTTATATTATAAATTTGATGGTTGTCCCATTACTTGCATTAGCCTTTAATTGGCAAATAGCCATCCTTTTAATAATCCTTGAAAGGATAGGTAAAGGTTTCAGAACCCCAGCCAGGGATGTTATGTTATCATATGCCACGAGTCAGGTGGGTCATGGGTGGGGATTCGGCATCCATGAGGCCCTCGACCAGATAGGCGCCATTCTAGGCCCTCTGATGGTCTTTCTCATATTATATTTTAAGGGAGGTTACAGGACCGGTTTTGGCTTCCTTGGAGTGCCCGCTGCATTCGCAATTCTAACACTGATAATCGCATATTTCTTATTCCCACACCCAAAAAACTTGGAGGTTGAAAATCCCAAATTCATGGGGTCTCTTGGGTTAGTTTTCTGGTTGTATCTTGGGGTTGCATGTCTTATAGGTGCGGGTTATGCCGATTTTCCACTCCTCGGATACCATTTCAAGAATGTGATACTATTCAAAGACTCGATGATACCAGTATTATATGCTCTTGCAATGCTTGTAGATGCCCTCTCAGCATTATTATTCGGGAGATTCTTTGACTATTATGGTTTCAAGATTATGATAGTGTCTGTCATCTTATCCTCGCTATTCGCGCCACTGGCATTCCTTGGAGACGCGCTGATGGCCGTGATTGGTGTTATACTCTGGGGTGTTGGTATGGGAGCCCAAGAATCTATCATGAGAGCTGCCATAGCAAGGATAATCCCATCCAAGAAAAGAGGATCTGCATATGGCCTCTTTAACATGCTGTTTGGTTTTTCATGGTTCTTTGGCAGTCTCTTTATGGGTGTGCTCTATGAGTTATCATTGGTGGCGTTAGCCATCTTTTCTGTTACAATGCAACTTTTGGCTGTTCCTTTACTTATCAAGATACAGAAGAGTATATGA
- a CDS encoding small GTP-binding protein, whose protein sequence is MKILLMGNPNVGKSVVFSRLTGANVVASNYPGTTVEYTKGTLKVDDEKIEVIDVPGTYSLTPFCKAEEVARDMFLKESPDLILNILDSTNLERNLYLTLQILEKRMPTIIVLNMWDLAKRKGVHLNIEKLEESLGVPVIPVTAVSGEGIKQLVHLIKKILEKKEEHTPSILEMGDEEKWKFIGKLLLEIQKIEHRHPTLLEKLEDASVHPVLGVLIGLIVAYLTLQFIIGIGEFLTGKILDPFFYNYYGPSITRIVESVFPKGPIHDILVGTGYNYMESFGLLTTGIYVPVAIVLPYVSLFYLVLGFLEDLGYLPRLAVLTDNIMHKLGLHGASIISLILGLGCNVPGVLATRILEDERERFIALTLLSISVPCMAQTAVIIGLLGPYGIKYIAMVYGTLLTIYITAGYILNKIMKGESPEIFLEIPPYKIPHMGTLLKKTWTRIRGFLLEAIPFVFLGILLVNLLYVAGIMQILTSILAPIFSGVLGLPKEAATTLIIGFLRKDIATGLLAPLHLSPEQLVVATTVLAIYFPCIATFVVLAKEIGVKGMIKIGILMVTLAFLVGGIQHLILQTII, encoded by the coding sequence ATGAAAATACTCCTCATGGGAAACCCTAACGTTGGCAAAAGTGTTGTCTTTTCAAGACTAACAGGTGCAAATGTCGTTGCATCAAATTATCCAGGTACAACAGTGGAATACACCAAGGGAACCCTCAAAGTCGATGATGAAAAAATCGAGGTAATAGACGTCCCTGGCACTTATTCTTTAACACCATTTTGTAAGGCCGAAGAAGTTGCAAGGGACATGTTCCTCAAAGAAAGCCCAGACCTAATCTTAAACATTTTGGATTCCACAAACCTAGAACGGAATCTTTATCTAACACTCCAGATACTAGAAAAGAGAATGCCCACCATAATCGTTCTTAACATGTGGGATCTTGCAAAAAGAAAAGGAGTCCACCTCAACATAGAAAAACTTGAAGAAAGCCTAGGAGTCCCAGTAATACCAGTGACAGCAGTAAGCGGGGAAGGAATAAAACAACTAGTACACCTAATAAAAAAAATACTAGAAAAAAAAGAAGAACACACCCCAAGTATCCTGGAGATGGGTGATGAGGAAAAATGGAAATTCATAGGCAAACTACTACTAGAAATACAAAAGATAGAACATAGACACCCTACATTACTTGAAAAACTCGAAGACGCATCAGTACATCCCGTACTCGGAGTCCTAATAGGATTAATAGTAGCATACCTCACATTACAGTTCATAATAGGTATCGGAGAATTCCTAACCGGGAAAATCCTAGACCCATTCTTCTACAACTACTACGGCCCATCCATAACAAGGATCGTGGAATCAGTATTCCCAAAAGGCCCCATACATGACATACTAGTAGGTACGGGCTACAATTACATGGAATCATTCGGACTCCTGACAACAGGCATATACGTGCCGGTTGCAATTGTATTACCATACGTGTCACTGTTTTACCTTGTGTTAGGCTTCCTTGAAGATCTCGGGTATCTGCCAAGGCTCGCAGTACTCACAGATAATATAATGCACAAGCTAGGATTGCACGGAGCCTCCATAATCTCACTCATACTGGGACTTGGATGTAACGTGCCAGGAGTCCTTGCCACAAGAATACTAGAAGATGAAAGGGAAAGATTCATAGCCCTAACACTGCTATCAATATCTGTGCCGTGCATGGCCCAGACAGCAGTTATAATAGGACTACTGGGACCCTACGGTATAAAATATATTGCAATGGTATATGGGACGCTACTAACAATCTATATAACCGCTGGGTACATCCTAAACAAGATCATGAAAGGCGAAAGCCCCGAAATATTCCTTGAAATACCACCATACAAAATACCCCACATGGGGACGCTGCTTAAAAAAACATGGACCCGCATAAGAGGATTCCTCCTAGAAGCCATACCATTCGTCTTCCTAGGAATTCTACTAGTAAACCTATTATATGTAGCGGGTATAATGCAGATCCTGACAAGCATACTTGCACCCATATTCTCAGGAGTGCTAGGCCTGCCCAAGGAAGCCGCAACCACCCTAATAATAGGATTCTTGAGAAAGGATATTGCCACTGGCCTGCTAGCACCACTACACCTCAGCCCAGAACAGCTAGTAGTGGCGACAACTGTCCTAGCGATCTACTTCCCATGTATTGCGACATTCGTAGTCCTTGCAAAAGAAATAGGAGTCAAAGGCATGATAAAAATAGGAATACTCATGGTGACGCTAGCCTTTCTTGTGGGTGGCATACAACATCTAATCCTACAAACAATTATATGA
- a CDS encoding FeoA family protein, with product MITLKDLETGKKAIVQDIIGGLGLQRRLESLNIRVGKTVRKVSSLPFHGPIIVEVDRAKIAIGRGMAGKILVEVIDENTPHGKP from the coding sequence ATGATAACCCTAAAAGACCTTGAAACAGGAAAAAAAGCCATTGTACAAGATATAATAGGGGGATTAGGTCTGCAGAGGCGTCTGGAATCCCTTAACATAAGGGTTGGGAAGACCGTCCGGAAAGTATCATCCCTCCCATTCCATGGTCCCATAATCGTGGAAGTCGACAGAGCAAAGATAGCCATAGGCAGGGGCATGGCAGGTAAAATCCTAGTGGAGGTAATAGATGAAAATACTCCTCATGGGAAACCCTAA